ATGAAGAAACACCGGTAGATGTTAGAATTATCGCTGCCACTAATAGAGATTTAAAGGAAATGGTAAAGCAAAATCAATTTAGAAAAGATTTATTTTACCGCTTAAATGTCATTCCCATCAATATACCACCTTTAAGGGAAAGGCTAGAAGATATCATATTATTGGCCAAATATTTTCTGGAAAAATATAATCTAGTTACTGGTAAAAAAATTAAAGGGTTTGCACCGGAAACATTAGAGATTTTTAAAAATTATCATTGGCCTGGGAATGTAAGGGAATTAGAAAATGTAGTGGAAAGGGCGGTAATTTTAACACCTGAAAACTCATTAATTAAACCTCATGTTCTCTATATTGAAAAAGAAAATAATTTAAAAACATCAATAGAAATAGATGAAAATAAATCCCTTAAAGCTCAGTTAGATATGTTGGAGAAAAAAATTTTAGAAGAAGTTTTAAAAAAATATAAAACTACTAGAAAAATAGGAAAAGTTTTAGGATTATCCCATACAGGGGTACAAAAAAAACTAAAAAAATACAAATTGGAAACTGAAGTTTACAAAAATGGAAACTAAAGTTTACGAACGTAAAATAGCCCAATGGGGCTATTTTTTTTTGCTAAATAATAATTAAAAAATTATATTTAGTTATTAGTGGAAAGAAAAGTTTCCAGTTGCAATTATTTCTGTGAAAGAAAACCTTAATTTTAGGGATTTCAAAGTTGGCACGTACTTTGCTTATATATAAAGTGCAGCAATTTAAAAACCTTGGAATTGGGATGAAGATAAAAAGGTAGCATAATAGAAAAATAGAATGTAAGGAGGATGTTTTAATGAAAAGGGAAGAAATTATGAAAAAAGGATTTAGTACCAAAACTATCCATGGTGGCCATGTTAAAGATGAAATGTATGGTGCATTAACAACACCTATCTATGCAACATCAACTTTTGTTTTTGATTGTGCTGAACAAGGGGGAAGAAGATTTGCTTTAGAAGAAGGGGGTTATATTTATTCAAGACTTGGTAACCCAACAGTTACTGCAGTAGAAGAAAAATTGGCTATTTTGGAAAACGGTGAAGCTGCTATAGCTACAGCTTCAGGAATGGGTGCAATTACAGCAGCCCTTTGGACCCTTTTAAAGGCAGGGGATCACATAGTGGCAGATGACACCCTTTATGGTTGTACCTTTGCATATATGGAACACGGTTTAACTAGATATGGTGTGGAAGTCACCTTTGTAGATGCTTCTAACCCTGAAAATGTTAGAAAAGCTATGAAAGAAAATACAAAGGTGGTATATATAGAAACTCCCGTTAACCCAAATTTAAAGGTAGTAGATATTGCTGAAATTGCTAAAATTGCCCATTCCCAAGAAGGAGTTAAGCTAATAGTAGACAATACCTTTGCAACTCCATATTTACAACAACCCCTTACATTAGGTGCTGATATTGTAGTTCATTCTGCTACAAAGTATTTAAATGGTCACGGTGATGTTATTGCCGGTTTTGTAGTAGGGTCCTTAGAATTTATTACCCAAGTACGTATATTTGGGGTAAAGGATATGACTGGTGCTTCTTTAAGTCCCTTTGATGCCTTTTTAATTGATAGAGGGATGAAAACTTTAGATTTAAGGATGGAAAAACACTGTCAAAATGCCATGAAAATCGCAGAGTATTTAGCTAACCATCCTATGGTAGAAAAAGTTTATTATCCAGGATTAAAGGATAACCCATATCACCAGTTAGCGAAAAAGCAAATGAAATCCTTTGGTGGAATTATTGCCTTTGAAGTTAAAGGTGGTTTTGAAAATGGAAAAAAAGTTATCAACTCCGTCCAGCTATGTAAACTAGCTGTTAGCTTAGGGGATGCGGAAACCTTAGTACAACATCCCCCTTCAATGACCCATTCCACATATACCCCAGAACAATTGGCAGCTGTAGGAATAAGTCAAGGTTTAATCAGAATGTCTGTTGGTTTAGAAAATGCAGAAGATATCATTGATGATTTAGAACAGGCATTAAGTCAAATTAAATAGTGAGGAATAATCGTTAAATAATAGTCCACAATAGTATTATAGAAACTTATAAAGAGGGTTGGTTATGAAGAAAATCATTATTGTAATACTATTGTGGCTCCTTTTTATATCACAAATTGCTGTAGCACATCAGGGAATATTTATAGATAAAACTATCAATGATATAGATAAAAGCTATGAAATTAAAGATATTGAAAAATCAACGGCGATATACGCCAGATTAACTGAAGAAAATAACATTCATTTTTACAGTTTTCAAGGTAAAAAAGGCC
This genomic interval from Anaerobranca californiensis DSM 14826 contains the following:
- the megL gene encoding methionine gamma-lyase; translation: MKREEIMKKGFSTKTIHGGHVKDEMYGALTTPIYATSTFVFDCAEQGGRRFALEEGGYIYSRLGNPTVTAVEEKLAILENGEAAIATASGMGAITAALWTLLKAGDHIVADDTLYGCTFAYMEHGLTRYGVEVTFVDASNPENVRKAMKENTKVVYIETPVNPNLKVVDIAEIAKIAHSQEGVKLIVDNTFATPYLQQPLTLGADIVVHSATKYLNGHGDVIAGFVVGSLEFITQVRIFGVKDMTGASLSPFDAFLIDRGMKTLDLRMEKHCQNAMKIAEYLANHPMVEKVYYPGLKDNPYHQLAKKQMKSFGGIIAFEVKGGFENGKKVINSVQLCKLAVSLGDAETLVQHPPSMTHSTYTPEQLAAVGISQGLIRMSVGLENAEDIIDDLEQALSQIK